The nucleotide sequence AAGCGCCGCGTCGAGCCGCTGCGCGCGTTGGGCGTCGGATAAACAGGAAGGGACCCGGAACGGCTGCGGCCGTTCCGGGTCCCTTCGCATTTCAGCTGTGAAGCACCTTGTCGACGATGCCGTACGCCAGCGCTTCTTCGGCGCTCATGTAGAAATCGCGGTCGGTATCGCGCGCGACGCGCTCGATCGGCTGCCCCGTCGCCTCCGCGATAATCGCGTTGACGCGTTCCCGCGTCCGCAGAATGTGGTCGGCGTGTATTTTAATGTCCGACGCCTGCCCGCGCGCTCCCCCGAGCGGCTGGTGCAGCATCACCTCGGCGTGCGGCAGCGCGTAGCGCTTCCCCTTCGCGCCGGCGAGCAGCAGCAGCGCGCCGAACGACGCCGCCATGCCGATGCAGATCGTCGACACGTCGGGCTTGATGTGGCGCATCGTGTCCAAGATGGCCATGCCGGCCGAAATGCTGCCCCCGGGCGAATTGATGTACAAGTGAATATCCTTCTCCGCGTCTTCCGCCGCCAAGAACAGCAGCTGCGCGACGATCGCGTTCGCCGACGAATCGTCCACCTCGGTTCCGAGGAAGACGATTCGGTCCTTAAGCAGCCGCGAATAAATGTCGTACGACCGCTCTCCGCGGTTCGTTTGCTCGACGACGACAGGCACGTAAGCCATA is from Paenibacillus sp. and encodes:
- the clpP gene encoding ATP-dependent Clp endopeptidase proteolytic subunit ClpP; its protein translation is MAYVPVVVEQTNRGERSYDIYSRLLKDRIVFLGTEVDDSSANAIVAQLLFLAAEDAEKDIHLYINSPGGSISAGMAILDTMRHIKPDVSTICIGMAASFGALLLLAGAKGKRYALPHAEVMLHQPLGGARGQASDIKIHADHILRTRERVNAIIAEATGQPIERVARDTDRDFYMSAEEALAYGIVDKVLHS